The Triticum dicoccoides isolate Atlit2015 ecotype Zavitan chromosome 6A, WEW_v2.0, whole genome shotgun sequence genome has a window encoding:
- the LOC119317416 gene encoding F-box protein PP2-A13-like has translation MGTGSSILGADADWGETSLGDMPESCVAAVLLNLDPPEICQVACLNRAFRGAASADCVWAGKLPANYRYLAALAAAADDEGDGDGDGNVKPCSPISTKKGIYARLCRPTPFDGGTKEFWIEKNKGGLCMSISSKAMAITGIDDRRYWSHLVTEESRFHSVAYLQQIWWLEVGGELDFCFPAGSYSLFFRLHLGRAHRRMGRRVCGTELIHGWDARPTRFQLSTSDEQQATSEYYLDGPGSWILYHVGDFVISNSDELTSLKYSMMQIDCTHTKGGLCVDSVAIYPKGYRRENMNMVYM, from the exons ATGGGGACGGGATCGAGCATCCTTGGCGCGGATGCCGATTGGGGTGAGACGTCTCTCGGCGACATGCCGGAGAGCTGCGTGGCGGCGGTGCTGCTCAACCTTGACCCGCCGGAGATCTGCCAGGTAGCCTGCCTCAACCGCGCCTTCCGGGGCGCCGCATCCGCGGACTGCGTCTGGGCCGGCAAGCTGCCCGCTAACTACCGGTACCTTGCGGCCCTCGCAGCTGCCGCTGATGATGAGGGCGATGGTGACGGAGACGGCAATGTCAAGCCCTGCTCCCCTATATCGACTAAGAAGGGGATTTACGCGCGCCTGTGCCGACCTACTCCATTTGATGGCggtacaaag GAATTCTGGATCGAGAAGAACAAGGGAGGCCTTTGTATGTCCATCTCCTCAAAAGCGATGGCCATCACAGGTATAGATGACCGAAGATATTGGAGCCACCTTGTCACAGAGGAATCAAG ATTCCATAGTGTTGCCTATCTTCAGCAAATTTGGTGGCTTGAAGTGGGTGGGGAGCTTGATTTCTGCTTCCCTGCAGGTTCATACAGCCTGTTTTTCCGTCTTCACCTGGGTCGAGCTCACAGACGCATGGGTCGCCGGGTTTGTGGAACTGAGCTCATTCATGGGTGGGATGCCAGACCCACGCGGTTCCAGCTCTCAACATCGGACGAACAGCAGGCTACATCGGAGTATTATCTAGATGGACCGGGAAGCTGGATTCTCTACCATGTTGGTGATTTTGTCATCTCGAACTCGGATGAGCTGACCAGCCTGAAGTATTCAATGATGCAGATTGACTGCACCCATACTAAAGGTGGTTTGTGCGTTGATTCGGTTGCCATATACCCGAAAGGGTATCGGCGCGAGAACATGAACATGGTCTACATGTGA
- the LOC119317417 gene encoding uncharacterized protein LOC119317417, translated as MDLKDSLSRFKQQQERCQSSLASIAASQASTTKPKHRAQPINAPSAPARPAQPIKFSNDTERLQHINSIRKSPVGAQIKLVIELLYKTRQAFTAEQINDATYVDINANKALFDSLRNNLKVQYDGRRFSYKSKHDLEGKDQLLDLIRCHQEGLAVVEVKDAYPSVLEDLQALKAAGEVWLLSNMDSQEDIVYPNDPKVKIKVDDDLKELFRGIELPRDMVDIEKELQKNGMKPMTDTTKRRAAAQIHGVKPKAKPKKKQREITKRTKLTNAHLPELFQHLKS; from the exons ATGGATTTGAAGGACAGCCTCTCCAGATTTAAGCAGCAACAGGAGAGGTGCCAGTCATCTTTGGCCAGCATAGCTGCAAGCCAAGCTTCAACCACAAAACCAAAGCACAGGGCCCAACCGATTAATGCTCCATCTGCTCCAGCAAGGCCTGCACAACCTATTAAATTTTCAAACGATACAGAAAGGCTGCAACATATTAATTCGATTAGGAAATCTCCTGTTGGGGCACAGATCAAACTTGTCATTGAACTGCTTTACAAG ACAAGACAAGCTTTTACGGCAGAGCAGATAAATGATGCAACTTACGTTGATATCAATGCTAATAAGGCTCTCTTTGACAGTCTGAGGAATAACCTCAAAGTACAGTATGATGGGAGGCGTTTCTCGTACAAG TCCAAGCATGATCTGGAGGGGAAAGATCAACTACTTGATTTGATAAGGTGTCACCAGGAGGGTCTTGCTGTTGTGGAAGTGAAGGATGCATACCCAAGTGTGTTGGAAGATTTGCAG GCTCTGAAGGCAGCAGGTGAAGTTTGGCTGTTGTCAAACATGGATTCACAGGAGGACATTGTTTACCCTAACGATCCAAAAGTGAAGATCAAGGTTGATGATGACCTGAAGGAGCTCTTCCGTGGGATTGAGTTACCGCGTGATATGGTTGATATCGAAAAGGAGCTCCAGAAGAACGGCATGAAGCCGATGACCGACACCACCAAACGACGAGCAGCAGCCCAGATCCATGGCGTGAAACCCAAGGCTAAGCCTAAGAAGAAGCAACGCGAGATAACTAAACGGACCAAGCTCACGAATGCCCATCTGCCTGAGCTGTTCCAACATCTTAAATCTTGA